The DNA window CCCTGGGAGGTGCGCCGCAGCAACCGCAACGAGGCGGAGAGCCTGTCGCTGAAGCAGGCATCCATGCGCCTGGAGGGCGAATACATCCGCAAGGCCCTGGCCGCCACCGGCGGCAACCGGACCCAGGCGGCCAGACTGCTGGAGATCAGCTTGCGGGGGCTGCTGTACAAGATGAAGGAGTACGGGCTCGAATAGGCGTGCAATTTTTGGCATGAGCATGCAAAAATTGCATGATTGCTGCCGCAGCCTTGCGCTAGGATCTGACCTTAGCCCCTCCTTTGCGGACGTTGTCCGGAACAATTTCATGTGGTACGCAATTTGCTCTGCTTAATAAACAGACCGAAATCACAAGGTGCCTGCGATGAAAAATGTCGTCCGAAATCAACAAGGTTTTACCCTGGCTGAAGTGCTGGTCGCCCTGACCATCTTTGCCATCGGCCTGCTTGCCGTGGCCGGGATGCAGGTCACGGCCATCCAGACCAATTCCAAGGCGAATACCCTGACCGCCGCCACCGCCTTTGCTGAAGGAGTGCTGGAGGAGGTCCTGACCCGTTCGATCGAC is part of the Desulfuromonadales bacterium genome and encodes:
- a CDS encoding prepilin-type N-terminal cleavage/methylation domain-containing protein; this translates as MKNVVRNQQGFTLAEVLVALTIFAIGLLAVAGMQVTAIQTNSKANTLTAATAFAEGVLEEVLTRSIDDPTFAGDSTDNAWTLVASPPYVATFDVDRNYNGVLNVARVTVTVTGGGRTITLVGFKRTV